Proteins encoded in a region of the Nicotiana tomentosiformis chromosome 9, ASM39032v3, whole genome shotgun sequence genome:
- the LOC104102289 gene encoding uncharacterized protein, protein MKPQPHSSSPLEATGDIIRQRNFEMDKTWMRYNDRLSDVYLKGVEDFLQFAFKHTEPEGEIPCPCKKCNNVFHKTRDEVKEHLIIFGIVKGYTRWLFHGEFAPKEQITNKNEIRQEEVRKGQGDDIFEMIYDATGPDITNCSGGVDPSEPASEFSKLLEDAAQQLYPGCEKFSKLSLIVELFQIKCLYGLSDKSN, encoded by the exons ATGAAGCCTCAACCTCATTCTTCATCTCCGCTGGAAGCAACTGGCGATATCATCCGGCAAA gAAATTTTGAAATGGACAAGACTTGGATGCGCTATAACGATAGATTGAGCGATGTATATTTAAAAGGAGTTGAggattttcttcaatttgcttttAAGCACACAGAACCAGAAGGTGAAATTCCTTGCCCTTGTAAAAAATGCAACAATGTTTTTCACAAAACTAGAGACGAAGTAAAGGAACATTTAATAATTTTTGGGATAGTCAAGGGGTACACTCGTTGGCTTTTTCACGGAGAATTTGCACCCAAAGAGCAAATCACTAATAAGAATGAAATAAGACAAGAGGAAGTAAGAAAAGGGCAAGGTGATGATATATTTGAAATGATTTATGATGCCACTGGCCCTGATATCACGAATTGTTCTGGTGGGGTTGATCCTTCTGAACCAGCTTCGGAATTTTCCAAATTACTGGAGGATGCTGCACAACAACTTTATCCTGGTTGCGAGAAATTCTCCAAGTTGTCACTGATTGTGGAGCTGTTCCAAATTAAGTGCCTTTATGGATTGAGTGATAAAAGCAACTGA